CTTTCTTTATAGCCTCTTCTGCTGAATATCCAACATCTGCCGGTCTTCTAAAAACATCTACAATATCAATCTCATCCGGAATATCTAATATAGATTTATAAACCTTTTCACCAAGTATTATCTGACCTTCATATTTTGGATTTACTAAATAAATTTTAAATCCGTAGGATTTCACAACTTCTGTCACAAAATAGCTTGGTTTATGTGGTTCTGGTGAAATACCAATTACCGCAACTGTTTTACTTGATTTTAAAACATTTCTTATCTCTTCGTCGGTTGTCAACAATGGCATAGCTTATACCTCTACTGCTGTATTTTCTTCTCTTTCTTTTCCTATTTCTGTTAGGTTTGCTTTAATTATTGTGTTGATAGCCTTTTCTGTCTTTATTTTTGCATGAATGTAATTTCCTGTAACTGCTATTTTATAGTCATCTCTTTCAGAGATAATTAAAAATTCCAAATCTTTGTTTATAAATCTCTTTCTAAATTCATAGTTTTTCTGATAGCTTATCTCTCTGAGTATTCTTGTCCTTTCTTTCTTTTCTTCTGGAAGGACTTTATCTCCAAATTTTACAGCTGTTGTTCCATCTCTCTGAGAATATGTAAACACATGTATGTATGCAAAAGGAATATTATTTATTGTCTTTACAGTGTTTAAAAATGCCGTTTTATCTTCTGTTGGAAATCCTGTTATTATATCCGTTCCAATTGCTGTTTCTGGTCTTTTTGATATTATCTTTTCTACTTTTTCCATATACTCTTTTACTGTATAGTTTCTTTTCATATCTCTTAAAACTTTGTCATCTGCTGACTGGATGGATAGGTGAAAGTGTGGTGCTATTTTTTCTTCTGATGTTAAAAAGTCTATAAATTTATCATCAAGCTCATTTATTCCCATAGATGAAAGTCTAATCCTGTATAGATTTTCTATCTTGACAAGATTTTTTAAAAGGTCATAAAGGGTTCCTTCTTTATGGTCGTATCCGTATTGAGATAGCTGCGTTCCTGTTAGAACAATCTCTTTAAATCCTTTGTCTACTAATATTTTAACTTGATTTACTATCTCATCTATTTTTGCACTTCTTACCTTTCCTCTTGCAAATGGAATGATGCAAAAACTACAAAAGCTATTACAACCTTCCTGGACTTTGATTATAGGTCTTGCTCCTTCAAAAAAGGTACTGATTTGAAAGGTTTTAAACTGATTTTCTCTAAATATGTTTTCTATAAAAACTTTGTTTTCAAATTTTTCATTTATATAATTTTCTACTATCTCAAAAACAGCGGTTTTATGAGAATTGCCTATAACCAAGTCTATCTCTTCCATCTTTGCAAGCTCTTCTGGAGATACCTGGGCATAACAACCTGTAGCAACTACAACTGCATTAGGATTTCTTCTTTTTGCCTGTCTTATAATTTTTCTTGAAGTTCTATCTGCATCGTTCGTGACAGTGCATGTATTTATTACATATATATCTGCTACATCTTCAAAGTCTGTAATACTATAACCTTTTACTTGAAATTGTTCTTCCAATGCAGATGTTTCAAATTGGTTCATTCTACAACCAAGGGTTGCAAAAGCTACCTTCAAACCTTTATTTTCCAATTTCATCTACTGCCTTTTCTAAATCTCCATGTTTTAGTATTTCAATTAGTTTATGTTCATCAAATTCTTTTGTCAATCTTTCACCTGTTTTTAGGTCAAAGATATAAAAGATCTCATTTCCAAAGCTTCCAACGAAGTAGGTTCCTCTTCCAATTATAACGCCTGCAATGACCGATGATTTAAAATCTTCTGTAAGCTTTTCTCCTGTCTCTACATCATAGATTGCATATTTGCCGTTCTTCTTGCCCCAAAAGTATTTACTTTCTCCTGTCAAAGCTCCTCTATCTCTTATCTTTTCAAAATCATCTGTCTTTTTACCTTCTAATGTGTATAGAGCTTCCATTCCATCTTTTAAAGCCAAATAATAAGGAGATTGATTTTTAACAATTCCTTTTGTGTATATCCAATCAAAACTATCTGATACTGGATTTAAAGCTTTGTTAAATATCTGCCATTTAAGATTTTTTAAATGTTTAAGACAGTCTGGTTTGTCTTTGACTATTTCTTTTGATGCAACAAAAAAATCAGATTCACCTTTTGCCAATCCTTCTTTAAAAACGTATCCAAATTTAACATCTGGATTTGTATCAAAGTAAAAATAAAGCTCTGTTTCTATAAGTTTCAAACAAACCTCCATGATAGAATATTTGATTATTTTAAAGAAATTAAGAGTTTATTTTTATGTTTTACAGCATAAGGAAAAGACTATAGTCCGAAAGATCTCATCTTTTAGAAGAGGTGAGAAAGTGAGTAAGCGAATAAGTGAGAGGTAAAAGGATGGAGATTCTTTACTTCGTTCAGAATGACAGATAAAAGGTTAATTAATTTTTGGACTTAGTTGAAATTTGGAACACCCTCGCATAAAGATAAAAAGACTTTTAAATCTTGAAACTTTCATCTCAACTCACTTCTCACTTACTACCAATAAGAGTATGTTCTAAAATTTTTTAATGTCGTAGAATGTATATGAAAACTTCACCTTTGGCTGTCATCCTGAGGACTTTAGTCCGAAGGATCTCCTCTTTTTAAAAGGTGAAAAAGTGAGTAAGTGAGAGGTAAAAGGACGGAGATTCTTCGCTTCGCTCAGAATGACCGATCAAAAGGTTATTTAAATTTTAGAACATCCTCTCATCATTAAACTATGTTAAAATATTTTAACCTTAATTATCAAAATGGAGATACTAAATGACATTTCAAGATATAATTATGACTCTCCAAAAATTCTGGGTAGAAAAAGGCTGTATTTTATGGCAGCCTTATGACATAGAAGTTGGTGCTGGAACGATGAATCCGGCAACCTTTTTAAGAGTTCTTGGACCTGAGCCTTGGAATGTTTGCTACGTTGAACCATCAAGAAGACCAAAAGACGGAAGATACGGAGAAAATCCAAACAGACTTCAACATTACTATCAATTTCAAGTAATACTAAAACCAACGCCGGAAAATCCACATGAGTTATACCTTGAAAGTTTGCAAGCTCTTGGTATAGACCTTACAATGCATGATATTAGATTTGTTGAAGATGATTGGGAAAGTCCGACACTTGGAGCTTGGGGGCTTGGTTGGGAAGTTTGGCTTGATGGTATGGAAATAACTCAATTCACATACTTCCAGCAAGCAGGAAGCTTAGATTTACCAGAAATTAGCGTAGAAATTACCTACGGACTTGAAAGAATAGCAACCTATTTACAAGGCAAAGATAGTGTTTATGACATAGTTTGGGCAGAAGGTTTAACATACGGAGATATCTATAAAGAAGCAGAAAGACAATGGTCTATTCACAACTTTGAAGTTGTAGATGTAGATTTTCTTATTAAAACCTTTGATATGTATGAACAGGAAGGATATAAACTTATATCTTTAAACCTACCTATCCCGGCTTATGATTATGCTTTAAAATGTTCACATACATTTAACTTGCTTGATGCAAGAGGTGCATTATCTGTTAACGAGAGGGCAAGATATATTGCGAGAGTAAGAAATCTTGCAAGAGAATGTGCAAAAGCATTTGTAAAACACAGAGAAGAGCTTGGATATCCGTTAATAAAAAGGAGAGATGATGAAGTCTTATCTACTTGAAATAGGGTGCGAAGAGCTTCCACCAAAAGCTATATTAACGTACAAAGAATTTTTAAAAGAATACGCACACCAGACATTTAAAGACTTTTTTATTTACAATTCTCCAGAAAACATAAAAATATACGCAACGCCAAGAAGATTAGCAGTCTTAATAAAAAATCTCAAAAAAAAGCAAGATAATCAAAAAATTACATTAATTGGACCTCCATACAAGGTAGCCGTTGACAGCGAAGGTAAATTTACAAAAGCAGCATTATCTTTTGCAGAAAAAAACAATATACCGCTTGAAAAGCTTGAAAAAATCACAACAGAAAAAGGCGAGTACTTAGGAGCCACCATAGAAAAAGAAGGAGAAAGCTTAGAATTATTTATCAAACACAAAATCCCACAGCTGTTTAATCAATTTCCACAGCTTAAATCTATGAAATGGAACAACTCAGATTATAGATTTCCAAGACCAATAAGATGGATAGTGTCTTTGCTAGATGATAAAGTTATAGAATTTGAAGTTGCATCAGTAAAAACAGATAGGTTTACACATCTTCACAGATTTATGACAAAGCCAATTGGAAGAGGAGAAAGAAAAGATATAAACCATGCAAATGACTATGAAGAAATCACAAAGCTTGGATACATAATAGCAAACTTTGAAGACAGAAAACACTCAATTAAAACCCAGTACGAAGGCTTTGCAAGACAGTTAAACGCAAGCATTATAGAAGATGATGAGCTTATCGATGAAATAACATGTTTAACAGAGTTCCCGGTTGGCATAGTAGGAGATTTTTCACCTGAATATCTTACACTTCCAAAAGAAGTTATCATTACAGTTTGCAAGCACCACCAAAGATATCTAAACTTTGAAAAAGATGGAAAGCTAATTCCAAAATTCCTTGCTTTTTCAAACAATGCAGTAAAAGATAGGGATATAGTAAAAAATGGCTATGAAAAAGTTTTAAGAGCAAGATTAGAAGATGCTTTATTCTTCTACAAAGAAGACTTAAAGAAAAAACTTGATGATAATATAGAAAAGCTTAAAGGTATTCAGTTCCATGAAAAGCTTGGCTCTATGTATGACAAAGTATTGAGAAACTTAGAACTTGCTTTAAAATTAGCTGATTTAACCGGATACAAAGATGCTGAAAAAATAAAAAGAGCAGTTATGCTTTCTAAGGCTGATTTACTTACAGAAATGGTAAAAGAGTTTGACGAGCTACAAGGCATAATGGGAATGTATTACAGCCAAAAACAAGGAGAAGAGGAAGAAATATCAAAATCAATCTATGAGCACTACCTTCCAAAAACAGCAGAAGACAACATTCCAGAAACAAACCTTGGAACGCTTCTTGCATTAGCAGACAAACTTGATACTGTAATTTCTTTCATAAAAATTGGAGAGCTTCCAAAACCATCAGCCGACCCATTTGGAATAAGAAGAAACGCAATAGGAATAGTAAGGCTTTTAGTTGAGAAAGAGATAGATTTAGATTTAAGGAAAGTCATAGATGATGAAAGTATTTTAGATTTTATACTGTCAAGATTAGAAAGCTATCTTCAGTCAAAAGGCTACAAGACTGACATCATAAATGCTGTACTATCTCTAAAAGATGGAAATATATACAGAAATTATCTAAAAGTAAAGGCATTATCACAGCTAAGAAACCTACCGGACTATGAAAACGTGATAATGGTATTTAAAAGAGTTGGAAATATCATTCCAGAAGATTTTAAATTTTCAAACGTTGATGTAAACTTATTAGTATCACAGCCAGAAAAAGAACTTTACAAAAAATTTATAGAAATTAAAGATAAATTTAAACGGTTTATTGAAAACAAAGATTACGATAAAGCCTTAGGATTATTGCTTGAATTAAAGCCATACATAGACAGATTTTTTGACAATGTTATGATAATGGTAGAAGATGAAAAACTTAAAAATAACAGACTAAGTCTGCTGAAAGAAATCAACGATTTATTTAGAAATATAGCAGATTTTACAAAATTAATTGGAGGTTAATCAATATGGCTGAAAAGCTTGTAATGTGGCTTAACGAAGTGGGTATGGAGGACATAGAGTTAGTAGGTGGTAAAAATGCATCTCTTGGTGAGATGATAAAAGGACTTTCATCTATCGGTGTAAAAATTCCAATGGGGTTTGTTGTAACATCTAAAGCTTATCATTACTTTATTGATTACAACAATCTAAGAGACAAAATTCGTGAAATTTTAGCAGGTTTAGACCCAAATAACATTGAAGACTTATCAAGAAGAGGTTTAACAATAAGAGAACTAATTAAAGGTGGACGTTTTCCGGAAGATTTAAAAAATGAGATACTAAAAGCGTATGAAGAATTAAGCAAAATGTATGGTCAGTTTAGAGTTGACGTTGCTGTAAGGTCTTCTTCTACTGCTGAAGACTTACCAAATGCATCCTTTGCGGGTCAGCAAGATACATACTTAAATATCAAAGGCGATGAGACATTACTATCAGCTATAAGAAGCTGTTTTGCTTCTTTATTTACAGATAGAGCTATTTCTTACAGAGAGGCATTTAAATTTGACCATTTTGCAATAGGGCTTGCTGTAGGCGTACAAAAGATGGTTAGGTCTGACCTTGCAGCATCCGGTGTTTCATTCTCCATAGACTCTGACAGTGGATTTAAAGATGTAGTTTTA
This is a stretch of genomic DNA from Sulfurihydrogenibium sp. YO3AOP1. It encodes these proteins:
- the glyS gene encoding glycine--tRNA ligase subunit beta — its product is MKSYLLEIGCEELPPKAILTYKEFLKEYAHQTFKDFFIYNSPENIKIYATPRRLAVLIKNLKKKQDNQKITLIGPPYKVAVDSEGKFTKAALSFAEKNNIPLEKLEKITTEKGEYLGATIEKEGESLELFIKHKIPQLFNQFPQLKSMKWNNSDYRFPRPIRWIVSLLDDKVIEFEVASVKTDRFTHLHRFMTKPIGRGERKDINHANDYEEITKLGYIIANFEDRKHSIKTQYEGFARQLNASIIEDDELIDEITCLTEFPVGIVGDFSPEYLTLPKEVIITVCKHHQRYLNFEKDGKLIPKFLAFSNNAVKDRDIVKNGYEKVLRARLEDALFFYKEDLKKKLDDNIEKLKGIQFHEKLGSMYDKVLRNLELALKLADLTGYKDAEKIKRAVMLSKADLLTEMVKEFDELQGIMGMYYSQKQGEEEEISKSIYEHYLPKTAEDNIPETNLGTLLALADKLDTVISFIKIGELPKPSADPFGIRRNAIGIVRLLVEKEIDLDLRKVIDDESILDFILSRLESYLQSKGYKTDIINAVLSLKDGNIYRNYLKVKALSQLRNLPDYENVIMVFKRVGNIIPEDFKFSNVDVNLLVSQPEKELYKKFIEIKDKFKRFIENKDYDKALGLLLELKPYIDRFFDNVMIMVEDEKLKNNRLSLLKEINDLFRNIADFTKLIGG
- a CDS encoding glycine--tRNA ligase subunit alpha; the protein is MTFQDIIMTLQKFWVEKGCILWQPYDIEVGAGTMNPATFLRVLGPEPWNVCYVEPSRRPKDGRYGENPNRLQHYYQFQVILKPTPENPHELYLESLQALGIDLTMHDIRFVEDDWESPTLGAWGLGWEVWLDGMEITQFTYFQQAGSLDLPEISVEITYGLERIATYLQGKDSVYDIVWAEGLTYGDIYKEAERQWSIHNFEVVDVDFLIKTFDMYEQEGYKLISLNLPIPAYDYALKCSHTFNLLDARGALSVNERARYIARVRNLARECAKAFVKHREELGYPLIKRRDDEVLST
- a CDS encoding CoA-binding protein, whose product is MPLLTTDEEIRNVLKSSKTVAVIGISPEPHKPSYFVTEVVKSYGFKIYLVNPKYEGQIILGEKVYKSILDIPDEIDIVDVFRRPADVGYSAEEAIKKGFKTFWFQPQTYNEEVAKMLIEKGFNVVANKCMKVECQRLL
- the mtaB gene encoding tRNA (N(6)-L-threonylcarbamoyladenosine(37)-C(2))-methylthiotransferase MtaB encodes the protein MKLENKGLKVAFATLGCRMNQFETSALEEQFQVKGYSITDFEDVADIYVINTCTVTNDADRTSRKIIRQAKRRNPNAVVVATGCYAQVSPEELAKMEEIDLVIGNSHKTAVFEIVENYINEKFENKVFIENIFRENQFKTFQISTFFEGARPIIKVQEGCNSFCSFCIIPFARGKVRSAKIDEIVNQVKILVDKGFKEIVLTGTQLSQYGYDHKEGTLYDLLKNLVKIENLYRIRLSSMGINELDDKFIDFLTSEEKIAPHFHLSIQSADDKVLRDMKRNYTVKEYMEKVEKIISKRPETAIGTDIITGFPTEDKTAFLNTVKTINNIPFAYIHVFTYSQRDGTTAVKFGDKVLPEEKKERTRILREISYQKNYEFRKRFINKDLEFLIISERDDYKIAVTGNYIHAKIKTEKAINTIIKANLTEIGKEREENTAVEV